Part of the Polaribacter sp. Hel1_33_78 genome is shown below.
TAGATAATGTATACCATAAAGTTTTAGACGAAAAGTACACTAAAACATATCTTTTAAAGTCGCTAGGAGCAATTAAATTTCAAGCAGAAAAAGCAAATAAGATTAGTAAAATAATCACTCGCTCAAATTTTAAAGCAGATGCAAATACACAAATTGCTGATGTAGTTAAATACATAAATCAATATGTGAATATCTACTCTGATATCTACCCAAAAACAGAACTTAATTTTGAGGTAATATCGAATAAATCAGAACTTATTAAAAAATTCAGTCTATTAGATATTTCAGTTGTTTTAGATGATTTGATTTCTAATTCAGTTAAAGCATCTGCTAAAAATATTAAAATTGAAATGTCCAATCCAACAAAGGAAATTTTGAAAATATATTTCTCAGATGATGGAAGCGGTGTTCCTGAAAAATTTATTGAAAATAAAGAAACTATTTTTGATTTAGGTATAACAACGACTATTGGTGGTTCTGGTATAGGATTAAACTCTGTTAGAACTGGTTTAAAGTCAATGAAAGGTAAGATTAATTTTATAGGAAACAATGTCCAGTTAAAAGGAGCTTGTTTTGAAATCACAATACAATAATGGTTAGAAAGTGCTTAATAATCGATAACGAAGACCAAACTGAAGAGATAGAAAAACTAATCAGAGATGCTAAAAATGATGGTATCGAATTAATTTGCGAACAATTTAGTGTTGGAGACCCTGAATATATTGAAGTTCTTACCAAAGGAGCTATAGATATTGAAAAAGTTATTTCAGAATACAGAAGAAGGTTTAGTGGAGTTGTATTTCATCTTGTAGCTTTCGATTATGATTTTGAAGATGTTAAAATAAACGGAGTTGAATTAATAAGACAATTAAAAGCAAATAGAATCTTTAGGAATACACCTAAAATTGTCTATTCAGGTTTAATGGATGATATTCTTAAAACGATTATTCGTGATGAATCAAGAGATAATGCTGTTACTAGAATAAAAGCTTTAGTAAAGAATGGTGTAATAGATTATTTAGAACGAGACAATAGAGACATTGAAATAAGGAACTTTTTTAAAACCAATATTGAATCTACTGATTTAATTATTGAAGAGGAATTGAAGAAATTTCCTGATTTAATATTTGAACAAAATTTTATCAACAAAAATTTAGTAGGTAAAACATTTCTTGAGATAGCCAAGCATATTGAGGCTAATGACCAAATTAGGAATGAATTCAAAAAAGAAATAATTCAACAGACTATTGCTTATCTAACTACCAAAATCTAATATGCAAAAGTCTTTACTTATTATCCATCCGGAAGATTCAACTACAGGTTTTTTAGATAAAATAAAAAATCATTTAAATGGTGAGTTGACAGATTTAACACATCATTATAATGTTAAACCTAATGAAGAATCTCACCAAAATTGTCTTCAAAGTATTTCTGAACATCCTGAAAATGGTTTAATACTATTTATGGGACATGGAAGAAGTAATTACTTGTATGGAGCAAAAGGAAAGTCATTTGACAATGCTTTTGTAAGTGAAGATGCAAAAAAGGAACACTCAGAAGATTATTTTCACAAAGAAGAATTTATAACATTTGATAACATTGATAAATTTAAAAAGAAAAAAGTCTTTTGTTTAACTTGTAATTCAAATGGAAAAATAGGAAAAGAATCTATAAAAAAAGGAGCTAAAGTATTTTTAGGATTTGGAGATTTACCTACTTCAATTGAAGAACTAAAAGAACAAGGAGAGGAAAACAAACCAGGGACTTCTCTAGCTTCAATCGAAAGAGTTCTGAAAACAGAAATAAATTATATAATAAAGAAAAGCATTACTATTGGAATTAAGAAAAACCAAACTTTTGAACAGTTATTTGAACTTATAAGGTTTATGACAAATCAAAGAATATCTTATTACTTAGTAGACCAAAAAAAAGTCAGCGAAAGGAAACTTATAGCAAATTATCTTTATGATTTTAAAAAAGGAATTGTTGTCTATGGAAATGGAAAAGAAAAACTAATTGGATAAGCCAACGCAAGTTCTAGCACATTTAAAGTTTGTTCGTGCCTCACAAATTTAAAAGAGCTTTCACGCCAACGCTAGCAAGTTTACGGAAAGAAAAGCCAGCCAGGTAACAAGGTATAAAAAACATAGGGCATTTGTGCCAAACCGAAAAGTCTGTGAATATTAACAAAGTCCGCTAAGTAATAAACCGAAACGATAGTGCTTATCACCTTCCCTACGTTTCTTATACTAAACGTTACCCACAAACTAACACGAGAATAAAATGAATAGAAAAGTTAAATTAGGAATTACTCTATTTCTCATTGGATTTATTGGAATTTTATCGACTTTAACTATGGATTTAGTCTTTCCAGAAAAAATCCAAATAGTTATTGATAAAATGTTTACACCTTGGGAATTTAAATTAATCTCATTAATAAACCCAACAATTTTATTATTAATATTTGTAATAATTGGAACTACAATCTACGATAAAGTAAATTTTAAATTACCAATAATAGAAAGTATCATATCTAAAGAAAAAGTGCCCGATAAAAATGAAATTCTAAAATATGGAATCATTGGAGGAGTAATAAGTGGAATTTTAATGACATTAATTTCTGTAATTTTTATTCCATTTTTACCAATTGAATTTATTGAAATCGGAGAGAAATTTAAGCCTGGAATAATCACGAAATTTCTTTATGGTGGTTTGACAGAAGAAATTCTAATCAGGTTTGGATTAATGTCATTAATTACGTGGATTGTTTTTAAAATTACAAGAAAACTAAACCCAATTATTTATTG
Proteins encoded:
- a CDS encoding CPBP family intramembrane glutamic endopeptidase — its product is MNRKVKLGITLFLIGFIGILSTLTMDLVFPEKIQIVIDKMFTPWEFKLISLINPTILLLIFVIIGTTIYDKVNFKLPIIESIISKEKVPDKNEILKYGIIGGVISGILMTLISVIFIPFLPIEFIEIGEKFKPGIITKFLYGGLTEEILIRFGLMSLITWIVFKITRKLNPIIYWAGIIISAIAFGFGHLPIVYTLIGTPTTELLLYIILGNSVGGIIFGWIYWKKGLESAMIAHIFAHILMILGESIF